Within Leptotrichia hongkongensis, the genomic segment CAGCAGACCTGTTCCTGCAAAAAGAACCAAAACAAGCCACACTATCCTCACAATACTTGAATCAATATCAAAATATTCTGCAAGTCCTCCACATACACCTGTAATTTTTCTATCTTTTACTGATTTGTACAATTTATTTTTCATAATATAAAACTCCTTTTCTTCGTTTGTTTTAAATACGAATATTTTCTATTTTTCTTCCTAATTACTCACAAATTCCTTAACTTTCTCAAGAAATTTCTTCCTATCCTCATCTTTACCTTTTGCTCTAAAACTATAATGAATCCATTCTGTTTTCTTTATTCCGATTCCACCAAGATTAGCTTTTTTCATAGTAATTCCAAATCCTGTTATACTTAATAGAATTTTAGGCACTTCAGCTGTCGTAATCATTTTTGCGGTTTTTATATTAGTTAAAATCCCCTTTATTTCATTTTTTGCACTTTCATATGCAAAGCCTTTAAGCATAACTTTATCAAAAAATCCTTTCAGTATTGCAGGCATTGACATCCACCATATTGGAAATACAAGTATCAGCTCATCTGTATTTTTCAAAATTTCCTGATATTTTTCCACTAAAGGATCAATACTTTTCCCTTGTGAATACAAAGACAATTCTTCTTCTGTCATTACAGGATTAAATCCATCCTTATTCAAATCTATAATTGTATATTTTTGTTTTGTTTCATCAAGTTTTTCCACTACTTTATCTAAAATTGCTTTATTGAAACTTCCATTCCATGGATGTGCAAAAATTACTGTTTTCATTTTAAAATCCCTTCTTTCTGTAATCAATTTTCTAATTAATATTCCACTTCATTATTTTTTTTACTTTCAAACAATATCTTCTGTCTTTCAATTTCATTTATCAATTCTTCTTCACTAGGAAGATAATTTACATATTTACTTGCAAAAAGATTTTTATTATCATTCAAGACTGAATATTTTATAACAGTACTATCTGTATCTGTACAAAGAAGAAGCCCTATTGTCGGATTATCATTTTCCTGTTTTTTCAAATCATCGTACATTCTAACATACATATCAAGCTGTCCTATATCCTGATGTGTTAATTTTCCTGTTTTTAACTCTACTATAACAAAACATTTCAAAATATAGTTATAAAATACCAAATCAATATAAAAATCTGAATTTTCTGTACGAATATGCTGTTGCCTTTCCACAAATGCAAAACCTTTTCCAAGTTCCATCATAAATTTTTGAATATCGTCTGTTAATGCTTTTTCTAATTCATTTTCTGTATAAGACATATTTGTTGGTAAATCTAGAAACTCCAAAACTACTGGATTTTTTATAAATTCTTCTGCTTGTAGTTTTTTTGTCTTCTCTTTCATTTCATTTTCGACAATTTTTTTATCAATACTTGCAACAATACGATTATAGTAAAGTGTAGATATATTCCTATCCAAAGTTCTTACAGACCACATATTTTCTGCTGCTTCTGTTAAATAAAATATTCTAGCTTTCTCATCAGAAACTCTTAAAACTTTTTGAATGTGTGTCCAAGTTAATTTGGAAATCAGTGATTTCCATTTTTCATAATCTGA encodes:
- a CDS encoding PspC domain-containing protein, whose amino-acid sequence is MKNKLYKSVKDRKITGVCGGLAEYFDIDSSIVRIVWLVLVLFAGTGLLAYIICAIVLDDNPNE
- a CDS encoding NAD(P)H-dependent oxidoreductase, producing MKTVIFAHPWNGSFNKAILDKVVEKLDETKQKYTIIDLNKDGFNPVMTEEELSLYSQGKSIDPLVEKYQEILKNTDELILVFPIWWMSMPAILKGFFDKVMLKGFAYESAKNEIKGILTNIKTAKMITTAEVPKILLSITGFGITMKKANLGGIGIKKTEWIHYSFRAKGKDEDRKKFLEKVKEFVSN
- a CDS encoding PDDEXK nuclease domain-containing protein, whose product is MEISKNYINEIKTILKNARQKAYTAVNSAMVEAYWKIGRRIVEEEQSGRERAEYGKEIIKNLSKELTEEFGKGFGERNIRNIRQFYVLFSDYEKWKSLISKLTWTHIQKVLRVSDEKARIFYLTEAAENMWSVRTLDRNISTLYYNRIVASIDKKIVENEMKEKTKKLQAEEFIKNPVVLEFLDLPTNMSYTENELEKALTDDIQKFMMELGKGFAFVERQQHIRTENSDFYIDLVFYNYILKCFVIVELKTGKLTHQDIGQLDMYVRMYDDLKKQENDNPTIGLLLCTDTDSTVIKYSVLNDNKNLFASKYVNYLPSEEELINEIERQKILFESKKNNEVEY